Within the Phaseolus vulgaris cultivar G19833 chromosome 9, P. vulgaris v2.0, whole genome shotgun sequence genome, the region TGTAGGAATATTGAAAGTGTGTGGTGGATTATACCCAGAGAGCACCGACTTGAACGAGTTTAGGGATGAGGTGGCCACTGACATGGAGGGCAACCAGAGATTCAAGGCCACCGATGCAGGTGCCGCCGATGAAGGCTGCCGGAGCGACGACGTTGGGGAGGGGAAGAGCGACGATCTCGTTGTCATCTAATTCGATGACGGCGGGATGAACACCGATGGTGGCCAAGAGCTTCTTCATGACATGACACATGCAGCAGGAGGATCGGGTGAAGATGATGACTGGATGCTCGGATATGAGGCGTTGGATCCGAGTCTCGGTGGAATCGTCTAGGTCCATGGAAAgtgaggaggaggaggagttGTTGCTGCTCATGGTGGGACTCACTTCCTCTATGGCTTGCATTCCCTCAGCACAGTGGTGCAGTAGAAGaatagaagaagagaagaagaaagagagtgTTGGTGTTATATTTATGTGTGAATCTCAAAGCATGACAAAGAAAAGCGCAGACAAGTGGATGGATGGATTATAATAGGTGGAACCCAGTTTGAGgctctctttattttataaatcacaCCCTAAATCGTGCTTCCTTACATCAACAAAAAACTACTACtgtttctttctcattttctacAATCGCTCCCACGCGCCCTTTATGCAGATACCATTCTATATACCCTCTTTTGTATTATGACTATCAAATCCACAACCCCAGAAATGTTTGTAAAGTTACTAGTTTCATATGTATGTGTTACGCTATTTGGATTCGTCAAACAAAAGATTCGACTTCTTTTTCTGTTCAAATGTGCTGATTCCTCTATAAAAACTAACTCACTCctgcttttatttttttagtaattctAACTATTAATGTTTGACAAGATGCATTGCATACTCATATTCTAATGTGTGTTTTTATTTAACTACATATATGGAAAACATCAACTTTGATTGATGCACGCATGGATACGAGATCTTTAGACTCGAACTAGTAGTGGTTGTGAGACTTTAGAAAATAAGGAGCCTGACCAAAGAACACCAATAAATTATTACTAGTTACTACAATATCATTTATACTTTGAAACAAAATGAGTGGGGAGACAAGAGAGCGCGTGATCAAGCTTTTTACCCTTGTGTTTAGCAACATCAATCAAAAGTAAATAATCATTTCAATTTCTTCATCATTCTAATTGTAAA harbors:
- the LOC137821966 gene encoding glutaredoxin-C10-like — encoded protein: MQAIEEVSPTMSSNNSSSSSLSMDLDDSTETRIQRLISEHPVIIFTRSSCCMCHVMKKLLATIGVHPAVIELDDNEIVALPLPNVVAPAAFIGGTCIGGLESLVALHVSGHLIPKLVQVGALWV